A genomic stretch from Planctomycetota bacterium includes:
- a CDS encoding ABC transporter ATP-binding protein, giving the protein MKAFYQALRYAWPYRSRILLAWLAGFVGSILWAGSIGSALPLFNLFFQRPPEGFQVLEEDAGAPGTSAAKRTVVVGPSWTVVQGPEVTELRAEGHTVYVPPDVEVRHQEAGLRGLAQNAEQKGSFYAPLMRWLAERFPPDPFQSFAWIMAAIVAMMVLRGLMDFLYEYLVGHTVNRAVLALRLKAYDRVLRSPLSLFVRIGPSDIMSRFQQDMLYLMDGMSTVLGNAVVMPPRAAICLVMAVAIGVTIHPWLPVIVLVAAPIVGVLVRRFATLMRRATRKGLESYAALLGNIEEGLFGIRVVKGYRLEGHQRRRFFTACRGFFKNSLRAIRIQAATGPLVETIFTVAAALAIVVGAWIILERAFDPESVSKMSTCFLLLAGALDPVRKLSNVSNRVQQASAAADRIFALMEADPEPRYGSHGTVLAPHHVSIQFRNVSFAYETGKPVLHDINLSVRHGEVLAIIGRTGCGKTTLVSLVPRFFEPTGGKILIDGTDTRRVTLRSLRDQIAIVP; this is encoded by the coding sequence ATGAAAGCATTCTACCAGGCGCTGCGATACGCATGGCCCTACCGGAGCCGCATTCTGCTCGCGTGGCTCGCCGGCTTCGTGGGCTCCATCCTCTGGGCCGGCTCGATCGGCTCCGCTCTGCCCCTGTTCAACCTTTTCTTTCAGCGGCCGCCCGAGGGGTTCCAGGTGCTCGAAGAAGACGCCGGGGCGCCCGGCACGAGCGCCGCCAAACGAACCGTGGTCGTCGGCCCCTCCTGGACCGTCGTCCAGGGGCCTGAGGTGACCGAACTACGCGCCGAGGGGCATACGGTGTACGTCCCGCCCGACGTCGAGGTCCGTCACCAGGAAGCGGGCCTCCGCGGTCTGGCCCAGAATGCCGAGCAGAAAGGCTCGTTCTACGCCCCCCTCATGCGCTGGCTGGCCGAGCGGTTTCCCCCGGACCCGTTCCAGTCGTTCGCCTGGATCATGGCCGCGATCGTCGCCATGATGGTCCTGCGCGGCCTAATGGACTTCTTGTACGAGTACCTGGTCGGCCACACGGTCAACCGGGCCGTGCTGGCGCTGCGTCTGAAGGCGTACGACCGCGTTCTGCGTTCGCCGCTCTCGCTCTTCGTTCGCATCGGACCCAGTGACATCATGAGCCGATTCCAGCAGGACATGCTCTACCTGATGGACGGCATGAGCACGGTGCTGGGCAACGCCGTCGTCATGCCGCCGCGCGCCGCCATCTGCCTGGTGATGGCCGTCGCCATCGGCGTCACGATCCACCCGTGGCTCCCGGTGATCGTGCTGGTGGCAGCGCCGATCGTAGGGGTTCTGGTGCGGCGGTTCGCGACGCTCATGAGGCGTGCGACGCGTAAAGGCCTCGAAAGCTACGCCGCTCTCCTGGGGAACATCGAGGAGGGCCTCTTCGGCATCCGGGTGGTCAAGGGCTACCGCCTGGAGGGACATCAGCGTAGGCGCTTTTTCACCGCCTGCCGCGGCTTCTTCAAGAACTCTCTGCGGGCCATCCGCATCCAGGCCGCCACAGGCCCCCTCGTGGAAACCATCTTCACGGTCGCCGCCGCCTTGGCCATCGTCGTCGGCGCCTGGATCATTCTGGAGCGCGCATTCGATCCGGAAAGCGTCAGCAAAATGAGCACCTGCTTCCTTCTCCTCGCCGGTGCCCTCGACCCCGTGCGGAAACTCTCGAACGTCTCGAACCGCGTCCAGCAGGCCTCCGCCGCCGCCGACCGCATCTTCGCCCTCATGGAAGCCGACCCGGAGCCCCGCTACGGCAGCCACGGCACCGTCCTCGCCCCGCACCACGTGTCCATCCAATTCCGCAACGTCTCGTTCGCCTACGAGACCGGCAAACCCGTCCTCCACGACATCAACCTCTCGGTCCGCCACGGCGAGGTTCTCGCCATCATCGGCCGCACCGGCTGTGGAAAGACCACCCTCGTGAGCCTCGTCCCCCGGTTCTTCGAACCCACCGGGGGAAAGATCCTCATCGACGGCACCGACACCCGCCGAGTGACCCTGCGATCCTTGCGCGACCAGATCGCCATCGTCCCC